One stretch of Pomacea canaliculata isolate SZHN2017 linkage group LG1, ASM307304v1, whole genome shotgun sequence DNA includes these proteins:
- the LOC112570579 gene encoding uncharacterized protein LOC112570579 — translation MGKIVYVGLLTFVLICTSTEEVDEKNTTVSKRMFAAFTEDNCLIDGKLYRHGTNFSQSLYSSCNKYHCENGVAKIIEEGCYYFRYKRCYPLGAIVVHECHTYTCVKRLKDKDPEVYRFRNIGPAKCKDYYGLCRLPGETSAFKKNGTLYPSCVCRQGTNGMLQFHCDTK, via the exons ATGGGAAAGATTGTGTATGTCGGGCTGTTGACATTCGTCCTCATCTGCACCTCAACAGAAGAAGTTGACGAGAAGAACACGACAGTCTCCAAAAGAATGTTTGCAGCATTTACAGAAG aTAATTGCTTGATCGACGGAAAGCTTTATCGTCATGGAACAAATTTTTCCCAAAGCCTGTACAGTTCCTGTAACAAATACCATTGTGAAAATGGAGTCGCAAAGATTATTGAAGAAG GTTGTTATTATTTTAGGTATAAAAGATGCTACCCTCTCGGCGCAATCGTAGTACACGAATGTCACACGTACACCTGCGTCAAgaggttaaaggacaaagaCCCCGAGGTCTACCGCTTCCGAAACATCGGCCCTGCAA AGTGCAAGGATTACTATGGTCTGTGTCGGTTGCCCGGGGAAACGTCTGCCTTCAAAAAGAACGGCACTCTATACCCCTCCTGTGTCTGTCGCCAAGGCACCAATGGCATGCTGCAGTTCCACTGTGACACCAAATGA
- the LOC112576217 gene encoding uncharacterized protein LOC112576217 — protein sequence MQSLWLLVVLSYTLTCSFVSEGLHVGCPDQHCLFLHGPKRCFALNTEVQYECRTFRCVKTVTDSSIVYHVEDVKDNGCVDMYGQCIEKGQGLSIVKDLRMVRCVCRLKDNRSALDCDMK from the exons ATGCAAAGCCTTTGGCTACTCGTGGTGCTGTCATATACTCTCACCTGCTCCTTTGTATCTGAAGGTCTTCATGTTGGTTGTCCAG ATCAACACTGTTTATTTCTTCATGGACCCAAACGATGCTTTGCTTTAAACACAGAAGTGCAATATGAATGTCGGACATTCAGGTGTGTGAAGACTGTGACTGACTCCAGCATCGTCTACCACGTAGAAGACGTCAAAGACAACG GGTGTGTGGACATGTACGGACAGTGCATCGAGAAGGGCCAGGGCTTGTCCATCGTGAAAGACTTGCGAATGGTCCGATGTGTCTGCCGTCTGAAGGACAACAGAAGTGCACTGGACTGTGACATGAAGTAG
- the LOC112568096 gene encoding uncharacterized protein LOC112568096 has protein sequence MTMDKRLHVVLLAMVLTCMSSEAADDKPLVVSKNVDILPTEGVTVEEDIFRDKRYSDNKFCFAEGKTYRNGVTFTLSKLSPCVKYRCEEGTPKIVKEGCYVKQNDRCIQINAMTEIKCITYRCTKRGTKITPTTNSSPSTHPSARMRMGSVDRLGMSFHIP, from the exons ATGACAATGGACAAACGTCTCCATGTGGTGCTGTTGGCAATGGTCCTGACCTGTATGTCATCAGAAGCCGCCGACGACAAGCCTTTGGTAGTGTCGAAAAATGTGGATATTTTACCTACAGAAGGGGTGACGGTGGAGGAGGACATATTTAGAGATAAGAGATACAGCGACAATA aATTCTGCTTTGCTGAAGGAAAAACCTACAGAAATGGAGTCACCTTCACTCTGAGTAAACTTAGCCCCTGTGTCAAATACCGTTGTGAAGAGGGTACTCCCAAGATTGTGAAAGAGG gGTGTTATGTTAAACAAAACGATCGCTGCATCCAGATAAACGCCATGACTGAAATCAAGTGCATTACATACCGCTGCACGAAGAGGGGGACAAAAATTACACCCACTACAAATTCGAGCCCGTCGACCCACCCA AGTGCAAGGATGAGGATGGGGTCTGTAGATCGCCTGGGGATGTCTTTCCATATACCATAA